The Clostridium septicum genome contains a region encoding:
- a CDS encoding 5'-nucleotidase C-terminal domain-containing protein, giving the protein MLLENKSTYIFLKGYEIVELLKTMIEQTYSKNPFGQIGGFMPRAIGVKAYILIENPKGHRVQKLFVEGEELNTEKSYSVSYITE; this is encoded by the coding sequence ATTTTATTAGAAAATAAGAGTACATACATATTTTTAAAAGGCTATGAAATAGTAGAACTTTTAAAAACTATGATAGAACAAACTTATAGTAAAAACCCTTTTGGTCAAATAGGTGGATTTATGCCAAGAGCAATAGGGGTAAAAGCATATATTCTTATAGAAAATCCAAAGGGACATAGAGTACAAAAGTTATTTGTAGAGGGAGAAGAATTAAACACAGAAAAGTCATATAGTGTAAGCTATATAACAGAATAA
- a CDS encoding CoA-binding protein: protein MNIKEMIQLKNWVVIGDVTNTSKYAYKILEKFKSKNYVVAGVHPKGGENVFKTLTEVPYKIDAIDLCVNPKLGLEILKEANLLGIKNILIQPGAESKEIIDYCREVSMNAIEDCALIQLKK from the coding sequence ATGAATATAAAAGAAATGATTCAGTTAAAAAATTGGGTAGTTATTGGAGATGTTACTAATACTAGTAAGTATGCATATAAAATATTAGAAAAATTTAAAAGCAAAAATTATGTAGTAGCTGGAGTTCATCCAAAGGGTGGAGAGAATGTGTTCAAAACATTAACAGAAGTTCCTTATAAAATAGATGCAATAGATTTATGTGTAAATCCAAAATTGGGATTGGAAATATTAAAAGAAGCTAACTTATTAGGAATAAAAAATATATTAATTCAACCAGGGGCTGAAAGTAAAGAGATAATTGATTATTGTAGAGAAGTTTCAATGAATGCAATAGAAGATTGTGCTTTAATTCAATTAAAAAAATAA
- a CDS encoding TIGR01906 family membrane protein, which yields MTLKRNKEKNLYKNFLNIFLGIITSFFSIGISVIATLNLTIVYRFAITKLNLDKLTGLSEENLMKNYNEMIKYLNNPFINELKFPDFTMSKTGEIHFMEVKYIFMKIYIIILISIIIFMLFKLIKMLYNAINVVKILNYASNMIISIFGFIIIMMLIDFKKAFIVFHKIFFNNNYWLFDPYTDPIINALPEELFLAYALIIVGILAVQVIAFKVVYYLDKKHNDELVPFNTQI from the coding sequence ATGACTCTAAAGAGAAATAAAGAAAAAAATCTTTATAAAAATTTTTTAAATATATTTTTAGGGATTATCACCAGTTTTTTTTCAATAGGTATTTCAGTAATAGCAACATTAAACTTAACTATAGTATATAGATTTGCTATTACAAAATTAAATTTAGATAAATTAACAGGATTATCAGAAGAAAATTTAATGAAAAATTATAATGAAATGATAAAATATTTAAATAATCCTTTTATAAATGAATTAAAATTTCCCGATTTTACAATGAGCAAAACTGGTGAAATTCATTTTATGGAGGTTAAATATATTTTTATGAAGATTTATATAATAATTCTTATATCAATAATAATTTTTATGTTATTTAAATTAATAAAGATGTTGTATAATGCCATAAATGTAGTAAAGATTTTAAATTATGCTTCAAATATGATAATTTCAATATTTGGGTTTATAATAATTATGATGCTTATAGATTTTAAAAAAGCTTTTATAGTGTTTCATAAAATATTTTTTAATAATAACTATTGGCTTTTTGATCCATATACAGATCCTATAATAAATGCATTGCCAGAAGAGTTATTTTTAGCCTATGCATTAATTATTGTAGGAATATTAGCAGTACAAGTTATAGCATTTAAAGTAGTTTATTATCTAGATAAAAAGCACAATGATGAGCTAGTACCATTTAACACACAAATTTAA
- a CDS encoding MurR/RpiR family transcriptional regulator, which produces MDVLYEIQKKYNSFSDKEKNIADYILKESETINNINITDLAKITLTSGSTITRFCKKICCDSFVDMKINLSSLKRNDELEQKGVLADVYSYYTEVIEKTRKLISKEQIKKVVNEIKKANKIYIYGVGSSGLTAKEMMQRLLRMGFNVYSISDPHMMIINSSIVSESDLVIGISISGETEEVINSLKISKKNGAKIVSITSFEDSHITEIGELNFIVYNALFVDKKRFINSQFSAMYLMDLISMLLLEDELLGQNMQRTIDAITKE; this is translated from the coding sequence TTGGACGTTTTATATGAGATTCAAAAGAAATATAATAGTTTTTCAGATAAAGAGAAAAATATAGCAGATTACATATTAAAAGAAAGTGAAACAATTAATAATATAAATATAACAGACTTAGCTAAAATAACTTTAACATCAGGTTCTACTATAACTAGGTTTTGTAAAAAAATATGTTGTGATAGCTTTGTAGATATGAAAATAAATTTAAGTTCTTTAAAGCGAAATGATGAATTGGAGCAAAAAGGGGTATTGGCAGATGTTTATTCGTATTATACAGAAGTTATAGAAAAAACTAGAAAGCTAATTTCAAAAGAGCAGATAAAAAAAGTCGTAAACGAGATTAAAAAAGCTAATAAAATATATATATATGGTGTTGGTAGTTCAGGTTTAACAGCTAAAGAAATGATGCAAAGACTTTTACGTATGGGGTTTAATGTATATAGTATTTCGGATCCGCACATGATGATAATAAATAGTTCCATTGTTTCAGAAAGTGATTTAGTAATAGGAATTTCTATTTCAGGAGAAACAGAAGAAGTGATAAACTCGTTAAAAATATCAAAGAAAAATGGTGCTAAAATAGTATCTATAACAAGTTTTGAGGATAGCCATATTACTGAGATAGGAGAATTAAATTTTATTGTATATAATGCTTTATTTGTAGATAAAAAAAGGTTTATAAATTCTCAATTTTCAGCAATGTATTTAATGGATTTAATTTCTATGCTTTTATTAGAGGATGAATTATTAGGACAAAATATGCAAAGAACTATTGATGCTATAACAAAAGAGTAA
- the leuS gene encoding leucine--tRNA ligase: protein MSNYGTTIDKKWQDKWEETKLYKFDPNKEGEKLYVLEMFSYPSGSQLHAGHWFNYGPVDSWARMKRMQGYNVFQPMGFDAFGLPAENFAIKTGIHPKDSTDKNIVNMEKQLKAMGAMFNWENEVITCNPDYYKWTQWVFLKLYEKGLAYRKKAPVNWCPSCNTVLANEQVVEGACERCSTEVTKKDLTQWFLKITDYADELLEKLDTLDWPEKTIAMQKHWIGKSTGAEVTFKVKDSDLKFDVFTTRVDTLNGVTYVVLAPENPLVDKLTTAENKDSVEKYKDEAKKQSDIERQSLSREKTGVFTGSYAINPINGKEVPVWVGDYVLATYGTGAVMAVPAHDERDFAFATKFNLPIEKVITSKNGKEVELPYCEYGVLVNSGEFDGLTTEEAKIKIVEKLASIGLGSAKVNYRLRDWLVSRQRYWGAPIPMIHCEHCGTVPVPENQLPVELPYNVEFAPDGKSPLAKCEDFINTTCPKCGKPAKREADTLDTFVCSSWYQLRYPDNKNSEKAFDKNIVNKMLPVDKYVGGPEHACMHLLYARFITKALRDMGYLDFDEPFKSLTHQGLILGPDGLKMSKSKGNTISPDDYISEYGSDVFRMYLMFGFAYTEGGAWSDDGLKSVARFVDRIERYLEISREAINSSENNKNTIDKAEKELNFWLHNAIKGVTEDSDKMQFNTAIARMMEFVNALSKYIQEDTKNLDFLKNVIKDFLKILAPFAPHFAEEQWSLFNLPFSIFNEAWPKFDEKALVKDEVEIAIQVNGKIKAKINVSTDLNDEGIKEAALADEKVIAAIDGKNVVKVIVIKGRLVNIVVK from the coding sequence ATGAGTAACTATGGAACTACCATTGATAAAAAATGGCAAGATAAATGGGAAGAAACTAAACTTTATAAATTCGACCCTAATAAAGAAGGGGAAAAACTTTACGTATTAGAAATGTTCTCATACCCTTCAGGTAGCCAATTACACGCTGGTCACTGGTTTAACTATGGACCTGTTGATTCATGGGCTAGAATGAAGAGAATGCAAGGATACAATGTATTCCAACCAATGGGATTTGATGCTTTCGGCTTACCAGCTGAAAACTTTGCAATAAAAACTGGAATCCATCCTAAGGATTCAACTGATAAAAATATAGTAAACATGGAAAAGCAATTAAAAGCTATGGGTGCTATGTTTAACTGGGAGAATGAAGTTATAACTTGTAATCCTGATTACTATAAATGGACTCAATGGGTATTCTTAAAACTTTATGAAAAAGGATTAGCTTATAGAAAGAAAGCACCTGTAAATTGGTGCCCATCATGTAATACAGTTCTTGCAAATGAACAAGTTGTTGAAGGTGCTTGTGAAAGATGCTCAACAGAAGTTACTAAAAAGGATTTAACTCAATGGTTCTTAAAAATAACTGATTATGCTGATGAACTTCTTGAAAAACTTGATACTTTAGATTGGCCTGAAAAAACTATAGCTATGCAAAAACACTGGATTGGTAAATCAACTGGTGCTGAAGTTACTTTTAAAGTTAAAGATTCTGATCTTAAATTTGATGTTTTCACAACAAGAGTTGATACTTTAAATGGAGTTACATATGTTGTTTTAGCTCCTGAAAATCCATTAGTAGATAAACTTACTACTGCTGAAAATAAAGACTCTGTTGAAAAATATAAAGATGAAGCTAAAAAGCAATCTGATATAGAAAGACAATCTCTTTCTAGAGAAAAAACTGGTGTATTCACCGGCTCTTACGCTATTAATCCAATTAACGGAAAAGAAGTTCCTGTTTGGGTTGGAGACTATGTATTAGCAACTTACGGAACTGGTGCTGTTATGGCTGTTCCAGCTCATGACGAAAGAGATTTTGCTTTTGCTACAAAGTTTAATCTTCCAATTGAAAAAGTTATAACTAGCAAAAATGGTAAAGAAGTAGAACTTCCTTATTGTGAATATGGGGTTTTAGTAAACTCTGGTGAATTTGATGGATTAACTACAGAAGAAGCTAAAATTAAAATAGTTGAAAAGTTGGCTTCGATAGGCTTAGGTTCAGCTAAGGTTAACTATAGATTAAGAGATTGGTTAGTTTCAAGGCAAAGATATTGGGGTGCTCCAATTCCAATGATCCACTGTGAACATTGTGGAACTGTACCTGTTCCTGAAAATCAATTACCTGTGGAGCTTCCTTACAATGTTGAATTTGCTCCAGATGGAAAATCTCCACTTGCTAAATGTGAAGATTTTATAAATACAACTTGTCCAAAGTGTGGAAAACCAGCTAAAAGAGAAGCTGATACTTTAGATACATTTGTATGTTCATCATGGTATCAATTGAGATATCCTGATAATAAAAACTCTGAAAAAGCATTTGATAAAAATATAGTTAATAAGATGCTTCCTGTTGATAAATATGTTGGAGGTCCTGAACATGCTTGCATGCATCTTCTTTATGCAAGATTTATAACTAAAGCATTAAGAGATATGGGGTATTTAGACTTTGATGAACCATTTAAGTCATTAACTCACCAAGGTTTAATCTTAGGTCCTGATGGATTAAAAATGAGTAAATCTAAAGGAAATACAATTTCACCTGATGACTATATATCTGAATATGGTTCTGATGTATTTAGAATGTATCTAATGTTTGGTTTTGCATACACTGAAGGTGGTGCTTGGAGTGATGACGGACTTAAATCTGTTGCTAGATTCGTAGATAGAATCGAAAGATACTTAGAAATATCTAGGGAAGCTATTAACAGTTCTGAAAATAACAAGAACACTATTGATAAAGCTGAAAAAGAATTAAATTTTTGGCTTCATAATGCAATTAAGGGAGTAACTGAAGATAGTGATAAAATGCAATTCAATACTGCTATTGCAAGAATGATGGAATTTGTTAATGCTTTATCAAAATATATTCAAGAAGATACTAAGAACTTAGATTTCTTAAAAAATGTTATAAAAGATTTCTTAAAGATATTAGCACCTTTTGCTCCTCATTTTGCTGAAGAACAATGGAGTTTATTTAATCTTCCATTCTCAATATTTAATGAAGCTTGGCCTAAATTTGATGAGAAAGCTTTAGTGAAAGATGAAGTTGAAATAGCTATTCAAGTTAATGGTAAAATTAAAGCTAAAATAAATGTTTCTACAGACCTTAATGATGAAGGAATAAAAGAAGCTGCTTTAGCTGATGAAAAAGTAATAGCTGCTATAGATGGTAAAAATGTAGTTAAAGTAATTGTTATAAAAGGAAGACTTGTAAATATAGTTGTAAAATAG
- a CDS encoding methionyl aminopeptidase: MNCDRNEKCWCGSGLKYKKCHMEIEEKIHALQAKGFIVPSRDIIKNKQQIDGIRESAKINNAVLDLVSKNIKLGMSTEEINKIVHDYTVSQGAIPAPLNYGGFPKSVCTSINDEICHGIPSEDIILKDGDIINVDVSTIYNGYYSDASRMFMIGNVSEEDKRLVKVAKECLIKGVEAVKPWGFLGDIGATIQEHAEKNGYSVVRDFGGHGVGINFHEDPFVSHVGKKGEGMVLVPGMVFTIEPMINQGSYELFVDEDNDWTAITEDGGYSAQWEHTVLVTEDGVEILAK, translated from the coding sequence ATGAATTGTGATAGAAATGAAAAGTGCTGGTGTGGAAGTGGATTAAAATATAAGAAATGTCATATGGAAATAGAAGAAAAAATTCATGCACTTCAAGCCAAGGGATTCATTGTTCCTTCAAGGGATATTATAAAAAATAAGCAACAAATAGATGGAATAAGGGAAAGCGCAAAGATTAACAATGCTGTTTTAGATTTAGTTTCAAAAAATATAAAATTAGGAATGAGTACAGAAGAGATAAATAAAATAGTGCATGATTATACTGTATCTCAGGGTGCCATACCAGCACCTCTTAATTATGGTGGCTTCCCAAAGAGTGTGTGCACATCAATAAATGATGAAATATGTCATGGAATACCTAGTGAAGATATAATACTTAAAGATGGGGATATAATAAATGTAGATGTATCAACTATATACAATGGATATTATTCAGATGCTTCTAGAATGTTCATGATAGGAAATGTATCAGAAGAGGATAAAAGATTAGTAAAAGTAGCTAAAGAATGTCTAATAAAGGGTGTAGAAGCTGTCAAGCCATGGGGATTTCTAGGTGATATAGGAGCTACCATACAAGAGCATGCTGAAAAAAATGGATATTCAGTAGTAAGAGATTTTGGAGGCCATGGAGTAGGAATAAACTTTCATGAGGATCCTTTTGTAAGTCATGTTGGTAAAAAGGGAGAGGGTATGGTTTTAGTACCAGGTATGGTATTCACAATAGAACCAATGATAAATCAAGGAAGTTATGAATTATTTGTAGACGAGGATAATGATTGGACTGCAATAACAGAAGATGGTGGATATTCAGCTCAATGGGAGCATACCGTATTAGTAACAGAAGATGGTGTAGAGATATTAGCTAAATAA
- a CDS encoding YhcH/YjgK/YiaL family protein has product MIYGSLKHMDRYNFLDRDIIDCFKYTIEKNLSNFEKGTYKIDGDNMFVNVVEYETQNKEDRFWEAHKKYIDIHLMIEGKEKIQVNSIENLEAKEYEEKNDFVSLEGLESGYVTLRKGDFLICYPEDAHMTAIKVDNTEKVKKAIFKVIIK; this is encoded by the coding sequence ATGATATATGGAAGCTTAAAGCATATGGATAGATATAATTTTTTAGATAGAGATATAATTGATTGTTTTAAATACACTATAGAAAAAAATCTATCTAATTTTGAAAAAGGTACTTATAAAATAGATGGGGATAATATGTTTGTAAACGTTGTTGAGTATGAAACACAAAATAAAGAAGATAGATTTTGGGAAGCACATAAAAAATATATTGATATACATCTAATGATTGAAGGAAAAGAAAAAATACAGGTTAATTCAATAGAAAATTTAGAAGCTAAAGAATACGAAGAAAAAAATGATTTTGTTTCTTTAGAAGGATTAGAAAGCGGATATGTAACTTTAAGGAAAGGTGATTTCTTAATATGTTATCCAGAAGATGCTCATATGACTGCTATAAAAGTAGATAATACTGAAAAAGTAAAGAAAGCAATTTTTAAAGTAATAATAAAATAG
- a CDS encoding HesB-like protein, translating to MDKIIISEEAYKEFKAFLDENEIEKYSIRINLAGFGCSGPAFNITVDEAKEGDVTHQVHDITFIVEEKLVDEFGGFKLLSTEENEGRGLSLKPVIEVEGGCGSCGGGCHH from the coding sequence ATGGATAAAATAATAATAAGTGAAGAAGCTTACAAAGAATTTAAAGCTTTCTTAGACGAAAATGAAATCGAAAAATACAGTATAAGAATTAACTTAGCTGGATTTGGTTGCAGCGGTCCTGCATTTAACATAACTGTTGATGAAGCTAAAGAAGGAGATGTAACTCATCAAGTTCATGATATAACTTTTATAGTTGAAGAAAAGTTAGTTGATGAATTTGGAGGTTTCAAACTATTATCAACAGAAGAAAACGAAGGTAGAGGTTTATCACTAAAGCCTGTTATCGAAGTTGAAGGTGGTTGCGGTTCATGTGGTGGAGGATGTCATCACTAG
- a CDS encoding IS256 family transposase — protein sequence MTRKIDTNFDYNEEIKRCKTIDDVMGKNGLIQRLVKDVLENILEGEMEEHLGRNKYERVEVVDQTKKNYRNGYSRKNLRSSFGDVDLDVPRDRNAEFEPQIIKKYETVCTELDKKIISLYAKGMSTSDIQAEIEDLYGITISPSMVSKITDKVLASAAEWQNRALDKIYPIVYLDAMYFKVRSNGKIVNKAVYICLGYTMEGYKDILGIWVDEAEGAKFWLGICNDLKNRGVKEILIACMDGLKGLPQAIKTVFPSVNIQTCIVHQIRNSIKYIASKDKKAFMKDLKEVYKATTEELALAQLDNLKERWGDKYGIVIDSWYNNWSNLSTFFDFSPTIRKMIYTTNILEGFNRQIRKFTKVRVIFPTDESLNKCVYLATMEILEKWTQPIHNWGATLAELSIIFEDQLKDELA from the coding sequence ATGACAAGAAAAATTGATACCAACTTTGATTACAACGAGGAAATTAAAAGATGTAAAACAATCGATGATGTGATGGGTAAAAACGGATTAATACAAAGATTAGTTAAAGATGTTCTTGAAAATATATTAGAAGGTGAAATGGAAGAACATCTAGGAAGAAATAAATATGAACGTGTAGAAGTAGTTGATCAAACTAAGAAGAACTACAGGAATGGTTATAGTCGCAAAAATTTAAGAAGTTCCTTCGGTGACGTCGACCTAGACGTACCCCGTGATAGAAATGCTGAATTTGAGCCACAAATTATAAAAAAATATGAAACTGTGTGTACTGAGTTAGATAAAAAGATTATATCTTTATATGCTAAAGGTATGTCAACATCTGATATTCAGGCTGAAATTGAAGACTTATATGGAATAACTATATCACCATCGATGGTATCTAAAATAACTGATAAAGTGCTTGCTAGCGCCGCCGAATGGCAAAATAGAGCATTAGATAAAATATATCCAATAGTTTATTTAGATGCTATGTACTTTAAAGTTAGAAGTAATGGAAAGATAGTTAACAAGGCTGTCTATATATGCTTAGGATACACTATGGAAGGATATAAAGATATTTTAGGTATATGGGTTGATGAAGCTGAAGGTGCTAAATTCTGGTTAGGAATTTGCAATGATTTAAAAAATAGAGGTGTAAAAGAAATTTTAATTGCTTGTATGGATGGATTAAAAGGGCTTCCACAAGCTATAAAAACAGTATTTCCATCAGTAAATATTCAAACATGTATTGTTCATCAAATAAGAAATTCAATAAAATACATAGCTTCAAAAGATAAAAAAGCATTTATGAAAGATTTGAAGGAGGTTTATAAGGCTACAACAGAGGAACTTGCGTTAGCACAGCTAGATAATTTAAAGGAGAGATGGGGAGATAAATATGGAATAGTAATAGATTCCTGGTATAATAATTGGAGTAACCTTTCAACATTTTTCGACTTCTCTCCAACTATAAGAAAGATGATTTATACTACAAATATCTTAGAAGGTTTTAATCGTCAAATACGTAAATTCACTAAAGTTAGAGTCATATTCCCAACTGATGAATCTTTAAATAAGTGTGTTTACTTAGCAACGATGGAGATACTAGAAAAATGGACTCAGCCTATACATAATTGGGGTGCTACGTTAGCAGAGCTATCAATAATATTTGAAGATCAATTAAAAGATGAATTAGCTTAA